Proteins from a genomic interval of Nasonia vitripennis strain AsymCx chromosome 3, Nvit_psr_1.1, whole genome shotgun sequence:
- the LOC100113692 gene encoding uncharacterized protein LOC100113692, with product MAARLKGWRYVAFLGTFAGSVCTFLYFTAVRPMIDPEPYKKIREQVLPKLPKSEW from the exons ATGGCTGCAAGACTCAAAGGCTGGAGATATGTAGCATTTCTTGGAACTTTTGCTGGTTCAGTATGCACTTTTCTATACTTTACTGCAGTTAGGCCTATGATTGATCCAGAACCATACA AGAAAATAAGGGAACAGGTGTTACCCAAACTTCCAAAGTCGGAGTGGTAA
- the LOC100117211 gene encoding WD repeat domain phosphoinositide-interacting protein 4 → MARASRGILSLRFNQDQGCFTCSMESGLRIYNVEPLVEKAHFENQLMGSIAIGEMLWRTNVIAVVAGGTRPKYADNTVLIYDDLAKKFIMEITFTSSIKAVRLRRDKLIVALQREIHVFSFPLPTRRLFTLETRDNPMGLVEIATLATAHKQLLAFPGHKLGSVQLVDLGATEAGTSSAPTTLAAHQGALACLAVNANGTKVATASAQGTLVRVWDSISKQLLVELRRGADPATVYCITFSRDSEFLCASSDKGTVHIFALKDTHLNRRSTFSKMKFLGNYVESQWALATFTVPPECACVCAFGTRSSVIAVCMDGTFHKYVFTSDGNCNREAFDVFLDVCDDEF, encoded by the exons ATGGCAAGGGCCAGTAGGGGAATCCTCAGTCTGCGTTTCAATCAGGATCAGG GGTGTTTTACCTGCAGCATGGAGTCAGGGCTCAGGATATACAATGTGGAGCCTCTGGTCGAGAAGGCCCACTTTGAGAATCAGCTCATGGGCAGTATCGCCATAGGAGAGATGCTCTGGAGGACCAATGTCATCGCTGTGGTCGCTGGCGGCACCAGACCAAAGTATGCCGACAACACGGTACTCATATATGATGACTTGGCCAAAAAATTCATCATGGAAATAACCTTCACAAGTTCTATCAAGGCTGTAAGACTGAGAAGGGACAA ACTCATAGTCGCATTGCAAAGAGAGATACACGTGTTCTCTTTTCCTTTACCCACACGTAGACTGTTTACTCTGGAGACTAGAGATAATCCCATGGGATTAGTAGAAATTGCGACGTTAGCTACAGCACACAAACAGTTGCTGGCATTTCCCGGTCACAAGCTAGGCAGTGTTCAATTAGTTGATCTTGGAGCTACCGAAGCTGGAACTTCAAGTGCACCGACTACTCTGGCTGCTCATCAA GGTGCTTTGGCATGCTTGGCTGTGAATGCTAATGGAACAAAAGTAGCAACAGCTTCAGCTCAAGGAACCCTTGTCAGAGTCTGGGATAGTATAAGCAAGCAATTGCTAGTTGAACTGCGTAGAGGTGCTGATCCAGCTACTGTATATTG CATTACGTTTAGCAGGGATTCAGAATTTTTGTGTGCATCAAGTGACAAAGGAACAGTTCATATTTTTGCACTTAAAGACACACATCTAAATCGCAGATCAACCTTCTCAAAGATGAAATTTTTAGGAAATTATGTGGAAAGTCAATGGGCTTTGGCCACTTTTACCGTACCTCCAGAATGTGCCTGTGTCTGTGCTTTTGGCACTCGTAGTTCAGTAATAG CTGTCTGTATGGATGGTACTTTCCACAAATATGTTTTTACATCAGATGGCAACTGCAATCGAGAAGCATTTGACGTCTTTCTTGATGTTTGTGATGacgaattttaa
- the LOC100680073 gene encoding adenomatous polyposis coli protein isoform X2, with amino-acid sequence MDKVVSNNVESYSNEEDQESSSKDYGGDERSSIELASSSNDSNCWYPRERVGEKIDSRQRWSFGSDISVEAVENMQNRLCCSPVDEFDSTISSENEDLIVNNTDETDESYKSYIQVSPAASPIFNEAALSSDNKKQNKNHDVDTADDELIDYSKRYTTDTSMSIQRQQQQRNIVVNRVTRHVPEKKSVNNRSKVDPFGDYAETDLDQPTDYSLRYAEEDTDEEETEDPRFYCTSEQEDTVKSYYTEGTPYQTPCNFSNATSMSDLLSLEDCNKEEATYRRQFLRGQRHETTDKSEKGITIKDCRARPRRKFVSEDSRIPILQETPETCDKRVNDRKLEKLGTPPQSPAEQCDKDKENKAATFNVEENNYAQETPLMFSRCSSLDSLSDFEQHSIHDDRSSVISDFSHRTSGVVSPSELPDSPTQTVPPSPRRIKQQNTQNHPPQRMPLITRPPLRKPPDQQHHNDNKIHLMSAGILRESNNLEPVNSFFQDGLVSFKEESMPVKARSTTGSMLSALTIDDELEDTRDNREIINRIAAIRVRTSAAGMHQAPMQKQSHNNSFEESEVNNKPSRQPQGSNASNRNIAYINHCLLVPSSKEEVIYANEEEENDYMPAYANKEPQQNNRYRESFKDPWLDVDEIIALDTMRIYCTEDTPTYVSPYGSQSNLSALSVLSISDGEEFYGANFNYEDEQPMRTFYRAERSSSPAYDYNSVASSDDYSEEDDRRIDVSPFDSQMNLNSFSLLCIEEESEEEDEEEEASNETDKSARDDSGADDKEANAYKRLSYENSDYSDEDQQVLEEFVKLGMSKVTRRKDDSDVDKQ; translated from the exons ATGGACAAAGTAGTAAGCAACAATGTTGAATCTTACTCGAACGAGGAAGATCAAGAATCATCTTCCAAAGATTATGGAGGAGATGAAAGAAGCAGTATTGAGTTAGCAAGCAGTTCCAATGATTCTAATTGCTGGTACCCACGCGAACGTGTGGGGGAGAAAATTGATTCACGGCAGAGATGGAGCTTTGGATCGGATATTTCTGTTgaagcagttgaaaatatgcaAAATCGTCTATGTTGCTCACCTGTAGATGAATTTGATTCTACAATTAGCAgtgaaaatgaagatttaattgtaaataatacagACGAAACAGATGAATCCTACAAAAGTTACATTCAAGTTTCTCCAGCAGCTTCACCAATTTTTAACGAAGCAGCATTGAGCAGCGACAATaagaaacaaaacaaaaaccaTGATGTAGATACAGCAGATGATGAATTAATAGATTATTCTAAAAGGTATACGACAGACACTTCTATGTCTATTCAAAGACAGCAGCAACAGAGAAATATTGTAGTTAATAGAGTAACCAGACATGTGCCTGAAAAGAAATCAGTTAATAATAGATCTAAAGTTGATCCTTTTGGAGATTATGCTGAGACAGATTTGGATCAGCCCACAGATTATAGCTTACGTTATGCAGAAGAAGACACGGACGAAGAGGAGACAGAGGATCCTCGATTTTAT TGTACAAGTGAACAAGAAGATACAGTAAAAAGTTACTATACAGAAGGAACACcctatcaaacgccttgcaaCTTTTCCAATGCCACATCAATGTCAGATCTGCTATCACTGGAGGACTGCAATAAAGAAGAAGCAACCTACAGACGACAATTTCTCAGAGGACAGAGGCATGAAACGACGGACAAGTCGGAGAAGggtataacaataaaagacTGCAGAGCTCGCCCAAGACGCAAATTCGTTTCCGAGGACTCGAGGATTCCAATCCTGCAAGAAACTCCAGAGACGTGCGATAAACGGGTTAACGATagaaaattagaaaaactTGGCACTCCTCCTCAATCGCCAGCCGAGCAATGTGACAAGGACAAGGAGAACAAAGCTGCGACATTCAATGTGGAGGAAAATAATTACGCGCAGGAGACACCGTTGATGTTCTCCCGCTGTAGCTCTCTAGATTCCCTCAGCGATTTCGAGCAGCACTCGATCCATGACGACCGCAGTTCCGTGATCAGTGACTTCAGTCACCGAACCAGCGGTGTAGTATCTCCGAGTGAACTGCCAGATTCGCCGACTCAGACTGTACCGCCAAGCCCGCGTAGaataaaacaacaaaatacTCAGAATCATCCGCCGCAGAGAATGCCACTTATTACAAG GCCGCCTTTGCGAAAACCTCCCGACCAGCAACATCACAACGACAATAAGATACATCTGATGAGTGCAGGCATCCTTCGCGAGTCGAACAATCTGGAGCCTGTTAATAGCTTCTTCCAGGATGGATTGGTTTCATTCAAGGAAGAATCAATGCCCGTTAAAGCGCGATCAACAACAGGTAGTATGCTCAGCGCGCTGACCATCGACGACGAGCTCGAGGACACGAGGGACAACCGCGAGATCATCAACAGGATCGCGGCAATCAGGGTTAGGACGAGTGCAGCTGGTATGCACCAAGCGCCGATGCAGAAGCAGAGCCATAACAACTCGTTCGAAGAATCGGAAGTAAACAATAAACCGTCCCGCCAGCCCCAAGGCAGCAACGCGTCGAACAGAAATATAG cctATATAAATCATTGCCTGCTAGTACCATCCTCTAAAGAAGAAGTGATCTACGCaaacgaggaggaggaaaacGACTACATGCCGGCCTATGCAAACAAAGAACCTCAGCAGAACAACAGATACCGCGAGTCTTTCAAGGATCCTTG GTTGGACGTCGACGAAATCATAGCTCTGGACACTATGAGGATCTACTGCACTGAAGATACGCCGACTTACGTTTCTCCATACGGATCGCAATCGAATCTCTCTGCTTTGTCGGTGCTAAGTATCTCCGATGGTGAGGAGTTCTACGGAGCTAATTTCAATTATGAGGATGAGCAGCCCATGAGAACTTTCTACCGGGCGGAAAGATCCAGCAGTCCCGCCTACGATTACAACTCCGTGGCGAGTTCCGACGATTACTCCGAGGAGGACGATCGAAGAATCGATGTGTCACCTTTTGATTCGCAAATGAACCTCAATAGCTTCTCCTTGCTGTGCATCGAGGAGGAaagcgaagaagaagacgaggaaGAGGAGGCGAGCAATGAGACTGATAAATCGGCCAGGGATGACTCCGGCGCCGACGACAAGGAGGCCAATGCCTATAAGCGGCTGTCCTACGAGAACTCAGATTACTCCGATGAGGATCAACAGGTGCTCGAAGAGTTTGTTAAGTTAGGAATGTCAAAGGTCACTCGGCGGAAAGATGATTCCGACGTTGACAAGCAGTGA
- the LOC100680073 gene encoding adenomatous polyposis coli protein isoform X1, with product MDKVVSNNVESYSNEEDQESSSKDYGGDERSSIELASSSNDSNCWYPRERVGEKIDSRQRWSFGSDISVEAVENMQNRLCCSPVDEFDSTISSENEDLIVNNTDETDESYKSYIQVSPAASPIFNEAALSSDNKKQNKNHDVDTADDELIDYSKRYTTDTSMSIQRQQQQRNIVVNRVTRHVPEKKSVNNRSKVDPFGDYAETDLDQPTDYSLRYAEEDTDEEETEDPRFYCTSEQEDTVKSYYTEGTPYQTPCNFSNATSMSDLLSLEDCNKEEATYRRQFLRGQRHETTDKSEKGITIKDCRARPRRKFVSEDSRIPILQETPETCDKRVNDRKLEKLGTPPQSPAEQCDKDKENKAATFNVEENNYAQETPLMFSRCSSLDSLSDFEQHSIHDDRSSVISDFSHRTSGVVSPSELPDSPTQTVPPSPRRIKQQNTQNHPPQRMPLITRPPLRKPPDQQHHNDNKIHLMSAGILRESNNLEPVNSFFQDGLVSFKEESMPVKARSTTGSMLSALTIDDELEDTRDNREIINRIAAIRVRTSAAGMHQAPMQKQSHNNSFEESEVNNKPSRQPQGSNASNRNIAYINHCLLVPSSKEEVIYANEEEENDYMPAYANKEPQQNNRYRESFKDPWYDDSLKTDNRNHSNRQLSRSPVMKRNCDVSSNQRLDVDEIIALDTMRIYCTEDTPTYVSPYGSQSNLSALSVLSISDGEEFYGANFNYEDEQPMRTFYRAERSSSPAYDYNSVASSDDYSEEDDRRIDVSPFDSQMNLNSFSLLCIEEESEEEDEEEEASNETDKSARDDSGADDKEANAYKRLSYENSDYSDEDQQVLEEFVKLGMSKVTRRKDDSDVDKQ from the exons ATGGACAAAGTAGTAAGCAACAATGTTGAATCTTACTCGAACGAGGAAGATCAAGAATCATCTTCCAAAGATTATGGAGGAGATGAAAGAAGCAGTATTGAGTTAGCAAGCAGTTCCAATGATTCTAATTGCTGGTACCCACGCGAACGTGTGGGGGAGAAAATTGATTCACGGCAGAGATGGAGCTTTGGATCGGATATTTCTGTTgaagcagttgaaaatatgcaAAATCGTCTATGTTGCTCACCTGTAGATGAATTTGATTCTACAATTAGCAgtgaaaatgaagatttaattgtaaataatacagACGAAACAGATGAATCCTACAAAAGTTACATTCAAGTTTCTCCAGCAGCTTCACCAATTTTTAACGAAGCAGCATTGAGCAGCGACAATaagaaacaaaacaaaaaccaTGATGTAGATACAGCAGATGATGAATTAATAGATTATTCTAAAAGGTATACGACAGACACTTCTATGTCTATTCAAAGACAGCAGCAACAGAGAAATATTGTAGTTAATAGAGTAACCAGACATGTGCCTGAAAAGAAATCAGTTAATAATAGATCTAAAGTTGATCCTTTTGGAGATTATGCTGAGACAGATTTGGATCAGCCCACAGATTATAGCTTACGTTATGCAGAAGAAGACACGGACGAAGAGGAGACAGAGGATCCTCGATTTTAT TGTACAAGTGAACAAGAAGATACAGTAAAAAGTTACTATACAGAAGGAACACcctatcaaacgccttgcaaCTTTTCCAATGCCACATCAATGTCAGATCTGCTATCACTGGAGGACTGCAATAAAGAAGAAGCAACCTACAGACGACAATTTCTCAGAGGACAGAGGCATGAAACGACGGACAAGTCGGAGAAGggtataacaataaaagacTGCAGAGCTCGCCCAAGACGCAAATTCGTTTCCGAGGACTCGAGGATTCCAATCCTGCAAGAAACTCCAGAGACGTGCGATAAACGGGTTAACGATagaaaattagaaaaactTGGCACTCCTCCTCAATCGCCAGCCGAGCAATGTGACAAGGACAAGGAGAACAAAGCTGCGACATTCAATGTGGAGGAAAATAATTACGCGCAGGAGACACCGTTGATGTTCTCCCGCTGTAGCTCTCTAGATTCCCTCAGCGATTTCGAGCAGCACTCGATCCATGACGACCGCAGTTCCGTGATCAGTGACTTCAGTCACCGAACCAGCGGTGTAGTATCTCCGAGTGAACTGCCAGATTCGCCGACTCAGACTGTACCGCCAAGCCCGCGTAGaataaaacaacaaaatacTCAGAATCATCCGCCGCAGAGAATGCCACTTATTACAAG GCCGCCTTTGCGAAAACCTCCCGACCAGCAACATCACAACGACAATAAGATACATCTGATGAGTGCAGGCATCCTTCGCGAGTCGAACAATCTGGAGCCTGTTAATAGCTTCTTCCAGGATGGATTGGTTTCATTCAAGGAAGAATCAATGCCCGTTAAAGCGCGATCAACAACAGGTAGTATGCTCAGCGCGCTGACCATCGACGACGAGCTCGAGGACACGAGGGACAACCGCGAGATCATCAACAGGATCGCGGCAATCAGGGTTAGGACGAGTGCAGCTGGTATGCACCAAGCGCCGATGCAGAAGCAGAGCCATAACAACTCGTTCGAAGAATCGGAAGTAAACAATAAACCGTCCCGCCAGCCCCAAGGCAGCAACGCGTCGAACAGAAATATAG cctATATAAATCATTGCCTGCTAGTACCATCCTCTAAAGAAGAAGTGATCTACGCaaacgaggaggaggaaaacGACTACATGCCGGCCTATGCAAACAAAGAACCTCAGCAGAACAACAGATACCGCGAGTCTTTCAAGGATCCTTGGTATGATGATAGTTTAAAAACCGACAATCGCAATCACTCGAACAGACAACTCTCCAGAAGCCCCGTAATGAAACGCAATTGCGACGTCTCTTCTAATCAAAGGTTGGACGTCGACGAAATCATAGCTCTGGACACTATGAGGATCTACTGCACTGAAGATACGCCGACTTACGTTTCTCCATACGGATCGCAATCGAATCTCTCTGCTTTGTCGGTGCTAAGTATCTCCGATGGTGAGGAGTTCTACGGAGCTAATTTCAATTATGAGGATGAGCAGCCCATGAGAACTTTCTACCGGGCGGAAAGATCCAGCAGTCCCGCCTACGATTACAACTCCGTGGCGAGTTCCGACGATTACTCCGAGGAGGACGATCGAAGAATCGATGTGTCACCTTTTGATTCGCAAATGAACCTCAATAGCTTCTCCTTGCTGTGCATCGAGGAGGAaagcgaagaagaagacgaggaaGAGGAGGCGAGCAATGAGACTGATAAATCGGCCAGGGATGACTCCGGCGCCGACGACAAGGAGGCCAATGCCTATAAGCGGCTGTCCTACGAGAACTCAGATTACTCCGATGAGGATCAACAGGTGCTCGAAGAGTTTGTTAAGTTAGGAATGTCAAAGGTCACTCGGCGGAAAGATGATTCCGACGTTGACAAGCAGTGA
- the LOC100117286 gene encoding FGFR1 oncogene partner 2 homolog isoform X1, translating to MALTFQQIILDAGKLVSEITTQENTADVLICEIQSVCSQIDSMKQYQEDIETLNAATTNQKPRQEIIAGFQKGNNGYFRELQAENKDLRLALEDYQKALEQIMSKYRQQTAYFLKQTKKNYTAIPSSKCCPEYNQCKCVDIIGSQAEKITEMAAVMRTAAEIDEESEMKYVETLGRLKEENIGLREILDMANKYGSPKSETVVESKTVQTEEM from the exons ATGGCTCTCACCTTCCAGCAAATAATTCTGGACGCCGGCAAGCTGGTGAGCGAGATAACGACGCAGGAGAACACCGCCGACGTCTTGATATGCGAGATTCAGTCTGTCTGTAGTCAGATTGACAGCATGAAGCAG TACCAAGAAGACATCGAGACATTGAATGCTGCGACAACCAACCAGAAGCCGCGTCAAGAGATCATTGCTGGATTTCAAAAAGGAAATAATGGCTACTTCAGAGAATTACAAGCAGAAAACAAGGATCTCCGACTGGCTCTGGAGGACTACCAAAAAGCCTTAGAACAGATAATGTCGAAATACAGGCAACAAACAGCTTATTTTCTGAAGCAGACAAAAAAGAATTACACTGCCATTCCAAGCAGCAAATGCTGTCCTGAGTACAACCAATGTAAATGTGTAGAT ATAATAGGTTCACAAGCTGAGAAGATCACTGAAATGGCAGCTGTCATGCGAACCGCTGCCGAGATCGACGAGGAGAGCGAGATGAAGTACGTCGAGACATTAGGCCGTTTGAAAGAGGAGAACATCGGTTTGCGAGAAATCCTGGACATGGCCAACAAATACGGTAGCCCGAAGAGCGAAACGGTCGTCGAAAGCAAAACGGTGCAAACTGAGGAGATGTAA
- the LOC100117286 gene encoding FGFR1 oncogene partner 2 homolog isoform X2, which yields MSSDNYQEDIETLNAATTNQKPRQEIIAGFQKGNNGYFRELQAENKDLRLALEDYQKALEQIMSKYRQQTAYFLKQTKKNYTAIPSSKCCPEYNQCKCVDIIGSQAEKITEMAAVMRTAAEIDEESEMKYVETLGRLKEENIGLREILDMANKYGSPKSETVVESKTVQTEEM from the exons ATGAGTAGTGATAAT TACCAAGAAGACATCGAGACATTGAATGCTGCGACAACCAACCAGAAGCCGCGTCAAGAGATCATTGCTGGATTTCAAAAAGGAAATAATGGCTACTTCAGAGAATTACAAGCAGAAAACAAGGATCTCCGACTGGCTCTGGAGGACTACCAAAAAGCCTTAGAACAGATAATGTCGAAATACAGGCAACAAACAGCTTATTTTCTGAAGCAGACAAAAAAGAATTACACTGCCATTCCAAGCAGCAAATGCTGTCCTGAGTACAACCAATGTAAATGTGTAGAT ATAATAGGTTCACAAGCTGAGAAGATCACTGAAATGGCAGCTGTCATGCGAACCGCTGCCGAGATCGACGAGGAGAGCGAGATGAAGTACGTCGAGACATTAGGCCGTTTGAAAGAGGAGAACATCGGTTTGCGAGAAATCCTGGACATGGCCAACAAATACGGTAGCCCGAAGAGCGAAACGGTCGTCGAAAGCAAAACGGTGCAAACTGAGGAGATGTAA